GAGCAGGGCGTGTTCAAGGCGCTTACGACCGTGCTTGGCGAGGACCGCGATCTCGGGACATTTACCGTGCTCCCGAAAAAGCTGTCATCGACGGGGAATTCCGGGAGTTTTTTCGGCAATCACGTCAATGCATGGTCGGGGCCGATGATTGACCTTGCGGCGCGGCTGGGTCAAAGCTGGATGCGCGGCCATAATATGCTGCAATCCACATGGTGGATACGCGTGCAGCCGGAGCAGAGCACATTCACCTGGTCGTATGATTTTCAGATGAGCAATGTCAACAGATATAACATGCCGGTACTGGGACAGTTTTTCGGGGTGCCGTACTGGGCCTCGCAGATGTCGGCACCGAAACCCGTATCGAAGAACGATTATCCGAAGGGATATGTACCGCAATGGAAGCCGTTCTCTGAATACGTGTATGAAACAGTAAAGCATTTCCGGGAGATAAAGTATTGGGAGATCGGCAATGAGCCGGAAGTGAGCATGTTCTGGAGCGGGACGCCGGAGGATTTCGCCGAATACTGCCGTGTCGCCTATGAAGCGGCGAAGAAGGCCGACCCGTCGTCCGTGGTCATGCTCGGCGGATCGACGACACCGCCATGGATGTGGCATGAACAGAGCGCGAAAGCGGGCGCATATAAGTACTGCGACGTGGTATCGATACATCTTTCCTACGGCAATCCGCGCATACCGCTGGCGCAGGCGGAGAAGGAATGGCGCGCCATCATCGATCATTTCAATGAGATGTGCGTGAAATACGGGAACGGCAAGCCGCTTCCCCTGTGGACCACCGAGGGCGGGACATCGGATACGCCGTGGCTTGGCAACATCGATTATGAGAAGGCTAAGGCAGGCGACGGGCTTCCCGATCAGATAAGCGCATATGAAGGTGCGACGGCCATGGTCAAGGGCGAGATGCTCATTCAGGCGATGGGCTTTGAAAAACATTTCGTCTATATTCAGAACATCGCGTCAGGGCCGTCGGTGTTCGAGGACGTGAACATGCTTGAGTTCACCCATGCCCCGCGGCCGAAGCTCGCAGCACGCGTCGTGCTTGCGTCGCTCATCGACGACCTTGTCCCGCTCGGGAAGTACGTGCATCGTGAAGACATCGGCCTCTGGGCTTTTTTCTGGAACAAACCGGGAACGGGCAAGTCGCTTGCCGCGGTGTTCTGCGATAAGGGATGGAAATTGTCGTCGATATCGGGGTTGCCCGTCGTTGCCGTCATCGATCTCATGGGGAATCGCGTATCGGATGGGGTTGCATCGATAGCGGAGGAACCGCAGTACTTGAAACTTACCATCCCCGCGGAGAAGGCGTACGAGTATTTCAAGACCGTGTCCCCGAGCGTGTTGGCGCGCGGGAAGATCACATCGGCCTCGGACAGCGATGGGGCGGGGCCGGTCATACCCGGATACGTTGCACCGACGGAAGGGTCATCATCGAAGATATTCGCCATCGATATCAAGCCGTTCTGTACCATGGGCTTCGCCGATGAGAAGAACGGTGACGGCGTGGGAGGCTGGAGCGATGAAGGGCCGCTCAACGATATGCGCGACTTTCCCGTCGGCAGGCAGCTCTTCCATAATGTCCCGTTCACCATCATCGATCCGAAAGAGAACGGCGGTAAGTCGGTGATAACCCTCAAAAGCAGGAACATCACGCCGAATCAGCCGCAGTCGGTCAGCGGCATACCGGTCGGGCAGAAGGTGCGTAATCTCTACTTCCTGCATGCGGCGGCATGGGGTACAATGGGTGTCATCGGTTCCTACGTGGTGAAGTATGCGGACGGTACCAGCGCACCGATACCGCTGACCATCCCGGACACGATTCACAATTGGTGGAACGGATACGATGCGAAAGAACGGGCGAAGCCGGTACCGATACGCGTATCGAATACGGCGACAGGCAAACCCGCGTGGCGCTATGTGCGTGTGCTCGAATGGGAGAATAAAAAGACCGATGTGCAGATAGCATCGATAGATTTCATATCCGCGGACGGCGTGCAGGCGCCGATACTGATAGCGGTCACGGGGCTGTCGTGGTAGGGGAGTGATTCTCTTGACAAAAGGCATCCCCCCTGTAGAATAAAATCAATGATACTACACGGTGCGCGTTCTGCTGTCTTGGTGCTTGCAGCTGCACTATTCATCTTTGTCTCCCCGGCTTTCGCCGCGATTCCCGAGGAAGATTACTGGCTTGAGGCAGTGTACAATG
The Spirochaetota bacterium DNA segment above includes these coding regions:
- a CDS encoding LamG-like jellyroll fold domain-containing protein, with product MFRSVLSRTVIVCFAALALYPKLPMTNGLLVYAPFENTADPVFYRGQKNIDKQAIAFASGKFGFCARLNGTRISLPTAKNIHPPVGTTAFWILLDSAITDASANADIFFGTDHVRLNYYTSKKVLFYMTGTTIKEKGFQWSYSEYKGINNWKTGEWHHIAIAWDAAAGHKTMWVDGAVVIDQDTVLVNSNYTGNKFMTLGASNVPMRIDEWYVWDRVLSTEDIAAVMEGSAAGSIQRTVEKRSLPLTFRLHVYKDDPSALIVEPGERFSMRVMISNAGTEDHRASYEARLIDIRGEEKARVPFIVDGKARQATDVVIDLTVAEQGVFKALTTVLGEDRDLGTFTVLPKKLSSTGNSGSFFGNHVNAWSGPMIDLAARLGQSWMRGHNMLQSTWWIRVQPEQSTFTWSYDFQMSNVNRYNMPVLGQFFGVPYWASQMSAPKPVSKNDYPKGYVPQWKPFSEYVYETVKHFREIKYWEIGNEPEVSMFWSGTPEDFAEYCRVAYEAAKKADPSSVVMLGGSTTPPWMWHEQSAKAGAYKYCDVVSIHLSYGNPRIPLAQAEKEWRAIIDHFNEMCVKYGNGKPLPLWTTEGGTSDTPWLGNIDYEKAKAGDGLPDQISAYEGATAMVKGEMLIQAMGFEKHFVYIQNIASGPSVFEDVNMLEFTHAPRPKLAARVVLASLIDDLVPLGKYVHREDIGLWAFFWNKPGTGKSLAAVFCDKGWKLSSISGLPVVAVIDLMGNRVSDGVASIAEEPQYLKLTIPAEKAYEYFKTVSPSVLARGKITSASDSDGAGPVIPGYVAPTEGSSSKIFAIDIKPFCTMGFADEKNGDGVGGWSDEGPLNDMRDFPVGRQLFHNVPFTIIDPKENGGKSVITLKSRNITPNQPQSVSGIPVGQKVRNLYFLHAAAWGTMGVIGSYVVKYADGTSAPIPLTIPDTIHNWWNGYDAKERAKPVPIRVSNTATGKPAWRYVRVLEWENKKTDVQIASIDFISADGVQAPILIAVTGLSW